From the Telopea speciosissima isolate NSW1024214 ecotype Mountain lineage chromosome 9, Tspe_v1, whole genome shotgun sequence genome, the window CTACTTCTAAAGGAGGATTGGGTATGGTTTTTCGGAACCATCAAGGACGTTGCCTTCATGCTATTCCAAAACCAGAGGTCTTTCAATctgtttcggtgggcaaatcTTTGGCTATTAGAACAGCTCTTTTAGAAAGCATTTATGAGGGATTTGATTGTGTTAGAACAAACACAAatcaaaacatgaaaagaaacaaaaacagagcaagatgatacaaagatttaacgtggttcacacaccagtatggtgtgctacatctaCGAGCGAAGATGAAGTTGTTTCACTATATAAAtcggagaaagttacaatggagaactctcaagaacacccaaaatggCGCTGTTGCTCTCtccctgaaaccctaaaacgaaAACCCCCAAATCTTACTCTTTATAACAAAGTGGATAAAGAACATAAACACTCCTCCATCGAATCCGGGTCGATCCTTCGGCCCAAGTcctccgctaccatcacagatctcagaaaaagtttCATTCGGgttgccacaaaaaaaaattgttggagcaagtcattcttcgaaacgggtccaagaattcaagacacacatATCAGACTGTCTTTTAGTTGAAACTGATCACAAGGATATTGTCTCATATCTTCAACAAGGGAATGATCTTAAAGCCGATTTTGGATGATATAATCTATTTCTCATTCCATTATGAACCATGTAGTTTTTCTTATATTCCAAGGAAGCAAAATAGTTTTGTTGACTCCCAAGCAAGGAAGGCCCTGTCGATAACATATACAACAGTTTGACCAATTTCCGATCCATAGATATGAGACATGTGTTCTAATGTATCAATGTGTACTCCACATTAATCTTAATAAAGTTTCTCATTCTACCAAAACACAAACCGTTCAAAGCAAgaaatccagcccaacttatgAAGGCCATACACAAATCCATGTCCTTCACATTTTATGCCCATGTTCAGGTCCTTGGCATGAttcgtaatctcggatcggatcggccaaTATTGGCCGGATTGGATTGGTATTAGTTAAAGCCGATCTTGAGATTTGATCGCTACGAaaaggtttgactggatcgttCCTTGGGTCTGTTAACTTGGTTGGATCTGTCGATCCGATCCAATCCTTGACCGATTcgattgaatatttttttattttttcaaagttttaagtttttattttattttttatattatcttgatcgATATTGATTGATACTAACCGATACCAACTGATATTGATCGATCCGATCAGGAtaatatcggccgatccaatcccGAGATCAAAACACCCATCAACTTTGAccgatacatgacccgatccataaaaGAATGATTTTGGGGGGATTTTTTGATCGATTCTGATCAATGTGCACCGATCCAATCTCAATCGATTCTGATCACTGGATTTTTGAACTTTGGTCCCTGGAGTCTGGACTTGAATATACAGTGATATGTACTGCATGTTGCAATTTAATGGAGGAAGCCTTGTTGTTGACATCTCCaatatttgatatttttaatttaattactaCTGATTGACAAGATCCGTGACAATGAAATCCCATCAATCAATAAGGGCTATTTCAGTACCAAATTTTGACACTAGAACGTACAAACATACAATGTATGTTCAGCACTGGGACAAGACGTCCCTTGCCAAACACGTCCCTTCCACGTTTCAAAACCATTATTCTCCCCTTAACTTTTTTCTTGAAAGAGCAAATTATTATCAGGAAATTATAATGTGAACATGTATACAGGAGAAAATATGATAGAAAGACTACAGCTAACATATCCTTGTACGGTAAAGAGAAAATCATACGGAATTTCActcattctttctcccattgcATTAAGGTATTATCATTCTCTCTCtatcaattattttttattattttggggCAAGAGAtatctacttggtggtgtttcctatagACTCTCACAGGACACCGTGAGATGATGCTTCTGGTCTCTAGGTATATACCCAGATGTGTTCACCCATTGAAGAACATAGGAAaaaccaccaagtagagatctctttccatttgGTTATTATATCCAACATACTAGTCTTAGGTGTTTGTGTCAGCCAATTGATACCAATTCGATATcaataaagattaaaaaaattcaaatcatctGATTTGATAGTGATCAATGTATCGATGTTGACAGTTTTGGTATTAAAACTGATATTGTGATCAATATCAATCAGTATTGGTGTATCGAAAAAAAATCAGTATTGGACTTATGTCTTTCACAATCGATTCTTCATATTGCATTATCAAATCGCCATCATGACACCATATTATCAAATCACCGTATCGTCAAATTGTAGCCATGATGCCATATCACCAAATCACTATCATGGTGTTATATTGCCAAATCATTGTCATGACATCGTATCACCAAATCATTGTCATGACACCAAATCACCACACTGCCATGACACCATATCACGAAATCACCGCCATAGCGCCATACCACCACCGTGACACCATATCACCAAAATCACCAAATTTTTGTCTTTCACCGTTACCGGTCCGATACGAATTCTGATCTAATATTGATATGAATCTATATTGATATCTTAATTGATCGGTATTGTATcgttgagagagaaaagaattattataattgaatataaaaaaaaatggaccaaGTTTCTACCACCCAAGgagaatgggatcccattcaccgtggggcagaataggatattttggaacgtgaaccctaggatggtgggtgaaccatcctctacgAGTGGAGGGAACTTAGTCCTAAAAAAATGACAAACCGTAGTTTGGTCTTTGATGGGattaaataaaagagagagtgtgtgtagAAGGAAGGAGGGTTCTCTAGAAGAGGTTGATGGTGAGTTCTCCCCTTCTCCTTGAAAGTGTGTCGCACAATTTAAGTACAAAGACCGCAACTATGATCCTTGTGCTAGGACCTGATCCGGACTCCTCGTGGAGAGTTGCTTCACCAATCTAGGATCATTATTACTCTGCCCATATGAAGTCCATAATGCcctccccatttttttttttttttggtatctaTCCCAATACACCCAAACCCATAGATCTTTGTTCgccatgggtggagggaaactgcCTGCATAAGGGGTTTGATCCAGGCTGCATGGCCCTTGTCAGCATGGGGTCCAATGGGATCGCGTGCATATGCATCGAAGGAAAGGGGTGGGGTACGTGGTCATTTCACAACCCCATTGTGAGAGGGCGCAAGGGACACTACCAGGGaacattctttttccttgtATATGAATTTTTCCCACCATGCCAGATTGTAGTTTCTCTCTCACACGACTTGTTTTTTAGTAGATATATTTTATCCTACTTGCTATGAATATGTGTGCAAGGCAGTTGATACCTATTTTAGGACAACCATTGGTATGGCATGCAAATTCTTCTCCACCCTGCCAACATGtggaaccctctcccaatatAAACGTATTGGCATCATATACACCTAGAGGGGGAGAGGAGTTCCAGTGGATGTTGATTCTTATACAAGGGATCTATGTCATTAAATGAGGTGGTGCCCAATGAGAGGACACGCAGGTGCGTCGACCaaggggatttttcattttgtaagggacagagaggtcatttcagtaGCGATTGCATCTAGGCAGGGGCTACGCAACCAGGAAAGATCTTTTTCACTCTCACATCCCGCACATGGACCCCACACTCTTTCTCATTAAAAATCCCCTAGTAGACGATTtgatcacccccccccccaccattgGTGGGAAACTACACTCTATTATCATAGTGATCCCTCTCCCTATATATATGGGGAAAAAGAAGGTTGCTAGGCTACATGGCACCTACGCCCAAACACTGGAAGGACAAAATGACTACCCCACCcggtgaaatgaaaaatcccaccctTGTTGGATGTCCTGCAAGAACTCTCATTGACCCCCACACTGGTGCATGGCCCACGCAGTATGATAGTGATCTCCTTcctatatatatgagaaaaaattttgttgtaatcaaagtttttttttttttgatgaagaaGGGTATATTGGAAAACAAAAGACCTATAGAAGTTTGTACATAGATGAAACATCATAGCAGTGAAAACCTATACTAGTAAAGTTCTTAGTAGCTTCAGCTAATTCACAGTAATTACTTATAGAGGTTCAGGGGATGGTAATTGAGAAAGGAGGGTTAAACATGTCACAAAGTCTCTTGTTGCAAAACCATATTTCTGTTAGGTTAATATTCTCCTTCTGCGCTGTTCTCCAGCCTTGGATGATCCCAAAAAGTTCCGCCTCAATAGCATCTGTTGTCTACAATCTACTTGCATCTGTTAGAAAATGTTGtccatctaacaaaatgtaTAAAGTTCACTGAGCTAGTTTAAGATCGGGTTCTAAATTTCTGCGACCAGTAAACTAGGCAATTGTATGTCAACATTAGCATAAAATGAAGGGTTTGTTGGATGGTGTGTGATGTGCAGACATTCTTTGCTTGTGTTTGAACCCGAGGGGTAAATATTTAGATCTGAAAGCCACTGCAAGACAGAATGGATGACCGTCATGGGATCGGCCTTAGCACCACACATAAGTACTTTGTTCCATACATGCCATGTAtaataacaagtaataataaaaacagtgaaaaaccaaattaaagattGTTTATCAAAAGCTGGTGAGCCAATAAGGGAAACACAGAGGTCAATGAAAGACGGAGCTGATAAATGCTCAGTTCTTAATCCAAGAGGGCCAGAAGCCCAGATACGCTTAGCCCAATCACATGATAAGAGATGCCAAATCGATTCATTGTAAGAACCACAGAATACATATAAAGGCTCGACGGATATCCATTTCGAAAGATATGCCCTGATAGTAATCAAAGTTGGTGAAAAATAAGTTGCAAATtataactttacttttttgcctttttaataTAACACATTTCACTTCTTTCTGTGAAGGTAAAATCTTGTCATTACACTAATGCACTCAAAAAATGTGCAAAACAAtgaagattttaaaaaaaaaatagcaagatgataaattatttttaaattatatctTGGGGAAATGTTTTATGCAAGGCCATGTATGTACATGGTGGTGTCTTTCAACCGTTGGATAAGGGTGTCAACCGAGgggctcggtcgggcctagccgggcctcaccaTATTTTTTCCTTGCACCGTGATCGCCCGGCTATGTGGTCGGGCTGGCATATGGCAGGCATGGTGCGGTTTATACACAGTCAGTCGGTTTTCGGGCTACAATCGGGCTAAACAGGCCATAAACAGACTAATGACATGTTTATCTCTAAACGGGTTGTAAAAGAGCTATAAATAAGCTTTAAACGGGCTGTAAGCGGGCTTTTAACCTGTTTTAAACATGTCAGTCTGAGTCGGACTAGTAATCGGTCAATACCAGTCGGACGCCTGTCAGGTAGTACCCTTGCAACACTAGAAACGACCAAATGTTAGTCAGGCCGGGTTTGAGCCTGGCAAGTTAAATAAACGGACCGAGCCGATTTCAGATTTTTGCGATCGGGCTCAGTCGGGCCTGCCGATGCGGGCctgaaattgacacccctaccgtTGGATGGATGAGGGTGGGGGTAGAAGTGTATTAAcacatctcttctcttcccccccccccctcccaatcCAATGGATGAGGGCACAGCACCGCCGTacataaaaccttttgccttatATTTTATGTGAACCATTTTCAaattgttttgaaaattttttcttttatatcttaaaataaattttaagaacaaaataagtatataaataaataataaaaattacaacTTCTCAATTGACCAGTCTAATTAGAAATTAATGagaatcatttttatttttttgatttcaaaaaattttcaacGTAAGAAGATaaatttgggtttgaaaattgaaaaagagcCCTCGAGTCAATCCAACAATCCAAAACTACCTTCCTTTGCTTTGCtcaaaaataaacccaaaaccgCAATTACTGTCCACCACCACTTTCCAATCAAACCGCACTTCACAGTTCATATCTTCTTGACTTTCAAACCCCCCCTATTTACTCTTACAACAACCTCTTCTATTAGAATAATCCCACACTTATATCTCCtctttccccctccctctctcccatTAATAGTCTCTGCAAgcaaaccaaaacagaaaagaaTCCTTTCTATAAAAAAGAGGGAAATTTAGCTACCCTTTTCCTCTGTTTTTAAAGCTACCAAACTTCTTCAGTCTCTCACTCActcttcaccccccccccctcctcccttttCTTTGCATTGAAAGATCTCCAATTTTTCTCTGATGAAGATTCTAATAAAACACCAACATGTGTGGCTTTCCATGATTTCTTTACTTGGCTTCAGTAGGAATTGGCTTGTACTTTGAGTAATGGGCAGAACCATTTGAGTTTTAATGCAAAAGTGTAAGAGGGATGGGATAGTACtactcttttcttctatttatcCTTTCTCTCACAGGTGATTTTTGTTGgatctatttttatttatataaataatttatttatttatttttcttttcttcaagtgCTTGTTTTTATTAATTGAGATGTACAGAACCACAGTGGTAGGTAAAGAAGTCTATAAGAATAGGGTGTTCGTGTGGGTTTGAGGTTATTGTGACAGAAAACAACCCTAATAACAAAAGGGCTTTCTGTGTTATTTCTTATTTGCAGGGTTGCCTACTTAGATTACTAGCTCTACCCATCACTCTCTATCATGGCTTCTTCTAACAGACACTGGCCAAGCATGTTCAAGTCCAAACCCTGCAACACTCATCACCAATGGCAGCATGACATCAACCCTTCTCTTGTTTCAAGTGGTTGTCAAAGAAACCCACACACTTCAGGTATTTATTTACTCTTATATCTTCTTATTACATACCCTTATAATTTAGGTTATACCCTtataattagggttttttaggtATCTATCTAATGGGAATGTGTTTTGGTTATGTGATAGTGCCTGGAAGTGAAGATAAGAGTCCAGAGCCAAAGCCAAGATGGAACCCTAAACCAGAGCAGATAAGAATTTTAGAAGCTATATTCAACTCAGGAATGGTTAACCCTCCAAGAGATGAAATCAGGAAGATAAGAGCTCAACTTCAAGAGTTTGGCCAAGTGGGTGATGCCAATGTCTTCTATTGGTTCCAGAACAGGAAATCAAGGAGCAAACATAAGCAGCGCCACCTTCAAACTACCAAGTCTCCGGTTGAACCAGCTTCAACAACCACTGTTTCGGTACCGGTTCAGGCCATCGCTGCACCATCATCATCGTCTTCGTCTTCGTCTGAGAAATCTCCTCCTAGGAGGATCAACAAGAGCATAGCTAATCAATCTTACTATTTCCAGCCTCAAGTAGACCTTTCTTCTCATGAACCATTCTTCTTTCCGGTCCAACCTCATGAAATCTCCTTCTCTGAAATTTCCAATCTGGTTCAATTCCCGGATCAATCGGTTGGACCTTGCTCGGCTGGGCTACTATTGAGTGAACTAATGAACCAAGGTGGTCTTCCAAAGAAAGACGAGCAAGTAAAGATGATGAAGGTAGATCAAGAACTGAACCCATTTGCTACAGCCACTACTAGTACTGTCACTTCCATCAATTCTATCTCTCCCACTACCACTGGTTCGACCACTCTCAATCATATTCATGGAGGTACGACCTTCACAACTTCACATCCCATCTCTGcatgttgatgtatacattggcGTTGTCCTTCCCTAATCATTcatgttgatgtatacattgacgtAGTTAAAGATatagaataattcacttttcatttgggttcataaatatccacttaggtttttgtattttctaataCGATTTCATGTTCGATGGTATCAGAACAAAGAGGTCATGTGTTTGACTTTTAAGAAGTTGTTCTTATCCTTAGTcattcgagcttttaggtgaaacgatAGCGAATATTACAATTCATTATTGGCGTCAACAAATTTGACCCATTTTGAGATAGGACGTGTGCATGGCTGCGGCTTTCTTTTTTAATCCCTttgaagagaagaataagaagaagactTGTTTGTGGTAGAAGTGATATGCACGTAATAGACTAGAAAGTCATGTCATACTGTATAGTATACTATATGGGTTTTTTCTAATTCTACGGCTTCTcaggggtggcggtggtgggcGAAGGAGGTGGAATGGCTCCGGTTGCTGCGGCGAAAACGATGGTTTTTATAAACGACGTGGCTTTCGAGGTGGGTGGTGGAGGAATAGTTAACGTTAGAGAGGCATTTGGTGATGATGCTATACTCATCAACTCTTCTGGTCAACCTATTCTCACTAATGAATTTGGTGTAACTCTTCAATCTCTTCAACATGGTGGTTTCTATTATGTGGTTCGTATACTAATTAACCATGGTTGAGTACTTACTTAATTATGGAgtttgttttgattgtttttagtttattaattattttgtaTTTATGGATCTTATAGGTTTGGGAGAATGGTCGATGCTGAGTGGAAGGAGTTCGATCTGCATGAATCAAATCAAGTTTGTGGCTTTGATGGTTGATCTCAAAGTGTgtctttttaagttttttatgtTTAATATCTTCTGTTGTTATAGACTATATAAGTATGTGGCTTTTGGAGGGTTTGATTAATAGGAAATATTTGTTGTAATATGGACCATGGTTAAGGAAATATATTGATGATCCACTATGATCATCTCTTtttctacccccaaaaaaaaaattatgatgatctctctctttctctctcttgattaCACATTTGCATGATCTCTATCTCTCTTGATGAGCCATTTTGATGATCTCTCTCTATCACCCATTtggatgttctctctctcttgatgacCCATTTggattatctctctctcttgatgacCCATTTTGATGATCTCTCTTTTGATAACCCATTTGGATgatatcctctctctctctctctatctatgaCCCATTTggatgatctctctctctcttgatgacCCATTTTGgtgatctctctttctcttgatgACCCATTTGGATGATCTCCCTCTCATGATGAACCATTTTGatgattcttttctctctctctctctatgacCCATTTggatgatctctctctctcttgatgacCCATTTTGatgatctctctttctcttgatgACCCATTTggatgatctctctctctcttgatgacCCATTTTGatgatctctctttctcttgatgACCCATTTGGATGATCTCTCTCTTGATGATCCattttgatgatttctctctctctctctctatgacCCATTTggatgatctctctctctcttgatgacccattttgatgatttctctctctctctctcttgatgacCCATTTGGatgatatctctctctcttgatgacCCATTTtgatgatctctctctctcttgatgacCCTTTTGGATGATCTCTCTCGATGACCCATTTTGAtgaattttctctctctatGACCCATTTtgatgatctctctctcttgatgacCCATTTTAaagatctctttctctcttgatgACCCATTTggatgatctctctctcttgttgacCCATtttgatgctctctctctctgaaatcaagttccaaaaatcagtaactagaagaagagaggtaCATAGCATTCATAACTAAACCAGGCAAAGCTGTACAATACGTACATAAATCCAGGCTTTGGACTCTGGAGAAAAACCCTAGTTGCTTTCCCATGCAAGTAAAGGAAGTTGGATTCAATTAGTGAAAACTTAATTTCGTTCTAAATTCAGCTCAAGCTTCCCACTTGTGGGTAGTACCAAAAAAACTGTAGGGGTTATTCCCAACAAATATTAGCTAAGATTAATTGATGACCCATTTGAAGATTTCTCACTCTCTCAAATGTCTTGGGAAGATGGAAAGGGTTGAGATAATCGAAGAGCTGTACAATCATTTAATGAACATGTGGAAAAGCTAAACAAATAATGTTTTCTCTCTTTGTGGGAGGCAAAATTAGTTAGTAGTTGCTTTTTTATGGGATAATCTAAGCTTCTGGTCATTTATAGAAGATTtgtaaaattaaataatttaatggTATTTCCATTGCCACATTGACACTCCATAGAAGAGAAGATTTGATTGTTATCTACAGTAAATTCGATTGTGTGCATTGAGTTGTACAGCACTGTTTAGTGGGTCTAGCAAATCTACTTTTTTTCCATTGCTTCAttcacactttttagaagaatAGATTTGATCTGATCTGTAATGAacattaaggctgtgtttggtatgtattctagaTCCATTTTGCATTTTCGGATgaaaaaaacaactatttttatcatccgagaatgcgaaatcaacttaaaatgcattccaagaatccATACCAAACGCTGCCTAAAATTAActtctcttggtttttttttttaagttacaTAATGTAAATTAAAGCGGCCATTTGTTTATGTCTTCTGAGTTTTGAGTATATAAACCATACATATGCATGATGCATCAGAGGTGAGCAAACCTCCGAGAGATGTAGTGCGGGGCCTACTTGAGCATCTCACGTTCAAGGACAAGGAAGCAATTTGTTCAATGTGAGAACATGGCATGAAGGGATACCATTACCATTGCAAAAAATATATGTTAGAATATTGAGAgatcaaaagcaaaaaagttTCCTTTATGGTAGGAGAGCTTTCAGCCTGTCACTTGTACGAATTCATTCAGAACCCTATAACAGAACTTGTTTAAAAAATACTTTTAGGTTGAATCGTGCCACTTAACACTTTTTAAGACCGTAGACACCTCTTCTGATGCAACCGAAAGTATTGTGAATCGacctccaagataaaaacaTCTTGTTGACTCCCCCAGTAATCATGCACTCTATTACTAGCGTTTCGAGTATTAAAGGATTGTGCtcaaactaaaaagaaaacacTTCAACTAGTATGATTTGAAGAACTCAAATGCAAAAGTATAACAAGATTGCAACACACACAAGAAAGACTTGAAGGAACCTATATTTTTAGGGTTCACGGGGAGAGTCATGAAAGAAGGAAACCAGGATTTTGAAATCGACAATGCATGAGATGCCAACATGAAATAAAACCTATGACCAAGATGTGGAGAAAAAAGATGATGTATACTAAAGAACGAGAGAAAATCATCCATGGTTAACCATATCATTCCAAAATAAAACATTTAAAGAAATATACCATGGAATCATCATGAAAGGGGAAGGGAACATGGCCAAAACATGCAAGACAACATGGAATATGCACAAAACCTAAACTAGGGATACAAAAGAAGGATAGAAGAGTGACATGCATGATCAAAGAACATGAACAAGTATGGAACAATATACCAAAACAACAAAGCAATGGTGCATGACCACTACCTAGAGAGATAAGATCACACATCCTTTAGGGAAATGCAAAGCAAGtaaggggagaaagaagagtgGGATTATGTAGGTAATCAAAAACTATGTTTAGAACCTTACCTAATGGGAGGCCAAGATGGATAAGAGGTTGGAGACAACTCTTAACTAATGAGAGAAGCCTCAACTTCAGATTCGACTCACCTACACTTAGGGtttcttaattttctctctctagCCCACTCTAACCAAGGAGAAACTCCAAAACCAAGAGTTTGCCAAAGGATCCCTCATAACGTGATAGGACCTTGTATCTATAGATTTAGGAAGTACTACACAGCCATTAGAACGTAGCGCGAGCGCGAGCGTCATACCTCTGACAGGTTCTAGTCAATATTTATAAATCGACCAGGttacccctataaataggggtgacCCCACCCTCATTTTCAATGTCCAAGGGCGAGTTCCGCACccattttctcccattttgctcCTTTTGAGCCTTCCCACATGCCTTTTAACCCACCTTTTGCTAGCTTTGATCATCCTTCCacatgggtagatccttcgattatcctaCCTAAAGATTGTTTT encodes:
- the LOC122640773 gene encoding WUSCHEL-related homeobox 9-like; amino-acid sequence: MASSNRHWPSMFKSKPCNTHHQWQHDINPSLVSSGCQRNPHTSVPGSEDKSPEPKPRWNPKPEQIRILEAIFNSGMVNPPRDEIRKIRAQLQEFGQVGDANVFYWFQNRKSRSKHKQRHLQTTKSPVEPASTTTVSVPVQAIAAPSSSSSSSSEKSPPRRINKSIANQSYYFQPQVDLSSHEPFFFPVQPHEISFSEISNLVQFPDQSVGPCSAGLLLSELMNQGGLPKKDEQVKMMKVDQELNPFATATTSTVTSINSISPTTTGSTTLNHIHGGVAVVGEGGGMAPVAAAKTMVFINDVAFEVGGGGIVNVREAFGDDAILINSSGQPILTNEFGVTLQSLQHGGFYYVVWENGRC